Sequence from the Primulina huaijiensis isolate GDHJ02 chromosome 16, ASM1229523v2, whole genome shotgun sequence genome:
taaaaaaaaaatttatttatttatttttttgtttttaattattataaatatgttattatttgtttttaaatattataaatgttatttaaataatagcataatatttattttattattttaataattagatattaaacataaaaattaaaaatatttaatcaaataaaattataaatatatttttaaataaattaatattttaatatttatttatattaactaaaaatatttaattaatgttttgattttatgattttaatgtaACAATacaatttgtaaaaataaaaaagataacaattgaaaaaaaacgataatattcattttgttgaaagatttaaaataaataagttgGAGTTGGATGTTTAGTTTGGTATAGAAATTATactattttagtgtaaaatttgcattaaaatagAATTAATGGTTGGTGATGGCCTTGTGCATGTGCAGTTGCCTTTTGGCTTCTGCTCTATACTACGTTAGCTACCTTTTTTCCCACATCTTATTCTATTGGAGTACTTTGAAATGCAACAACTATGTATACTCCAAATCCATTATATGTTGTTCAGATGCCTCGAGGACTGGAATCTTTATCTTGGGCGGATAAACCTGTGTTCCACGATACTTTTCAGGAGAGAAAACAATGTAAGCATTCCAGTTTCTGTCGAGTTCAAGATAATAGAGACGCTCTTCGGCTGCATACCCGCCCAAAAGTTGGTATGATCTCTCAGATTGATCCATTGTTTCGCAAAATTCATCTGTGCCTGCAAAAAAGTTTCTATGATGACTCGTGTATTTAAGTGTACTAAAACACATCTGTATGTGGGAAGAAAAACGGATTCAGCAAGGGTGAATCAGTGAATGGTAGGGTGAAAATAAAAGTTGAGAAGATATACATGCAGCCTTCTCTAACTGAGTCTGGTAAATGAACTCCAAGACTGCCGAAATCTCTTTCCCAAATTGGTGAAATGGTCCTCTATCAAAGTTCATTTTCCGTAACTTGCATAACCCTTCTCCAAGCTCTATCATTGCCCCTTTGTGGTTCTGTCAAGGCAAGTGTTAGAAATAATTGTGAAAATAGTGGCTTATGTGGAGTCAATACATTAGTTGAACACTATAAATAGGGCTTTTATTTCTTTGTTTACTAATTTTGATCATTTTCTATCTACGCAGCTTCAGTTCTGCATTTCTTTCTTCACCGGGATTCATTTGTTCTGCTAATAGAAAGGCACGTCTAAATGAATTGAATTTGCTTGCAAGTCTCAGTGAGAGTAAGGGACTAAAAAATCTTGCAGATAAATTATTGACTATTGGACATTCACGTACAAGAGGAAAAGCTTCATTTACCCAAGAATACACCAGGACAAAAATCATCTTCCCGACTCGATCCACAATAAATCAGGGAGTTCATCATGTTTCCGTGACTACTAACTAATGAAAGACGTGACCTGGTTAACGAGGTGATGAAAGCCAACTGCACATTGTAGAATGCCATGAACAAGAGTTCGTGTGGACTCTTGGGAATTATTCCACAAGTCTTCAAGAACATCATGGCATTTGTAGTAGTCCCTCTTATTGAATAGGGAAACCGCATCATCGAAACTACGCATTTCCTCGCCGTCATCATCGTCTTCTTGAATGAATCCACCCCGAGTGGTGATTCGATACGAATTtaccgaaaattttaaatagttttggGAATGAATTATTGGGGCGTCAGTGAATGATAAGGAATAAACAAGGGAAGGTATTGGTGTTTGCGTTAAGAACTGTTGCCAATTTGTTCGGTGATAGACGAGTTGTTGCTTGTAAGATTGAATTTGGTAGAGTAGCCATTGAGAATGGCTATTTGCTGAATGTGTGCACACAAGGTTGCCTAAAGTTTGCTTTTGTTATGGAGTTCTTGTGGTTCAGGCTTCATTTTCCAAACAAAATATCTAGCCCAatttaatataaacaaaatagtCATAAAATTTTATCAGCGATACACTGTGTTCAAACtttgttttatataaaaaaaattggaatccAAAAAATAGAAACAGAATTGAACCgaaaagtaaaatttttattgtatatacaaatactaaaactgaaatttacgTGGAccggtttcggattatatatattaaaatcgaACTAACCGAAAAATAAAAGCTTAATTAGATTGATATGTTAGTTTAgataaaatttatgacatgatatttagtaaattaagcgtatttatttttattttattattatttgtttgattcactaaaattttatgtttaaacattttatcaaaacttttttaaacatgctttaattatgaattaaaataatttttcaaaccGAAATAATcaaaccattttattaaaaaaatcgagTCGAATTGAATCGAAGTGAGAGGTTTGTATAAGAGATTATGTATCTCTAAAACCTAATGCCAAAATAAATTTGTGCAACACCGAACACCGAATCCAATAGACTGATGAACACTTTATATGTAATTTGATGTACTTACTTGTATgataaatcaaatcaattatTAATTACCTCCAAATAACTTTATCCGcttggaaaaaataaaataataataaataaactttaTCTCATagcaaaaaaaattgttaaattatattatatatatgtatatatatatacatattccAATCTTTTCTGAACTAAATTAAACATTCCGAGAGTCTCGGATTTTAGATTCTTAAACCCTAACTAGCGCTCATTGCACTGAAAGAGAACTTCGACAAATTCTTTCTATGGCAAAGAAACGTAAAGCCCGATCCTCGCAACAAACCCGTGAAAAAAAATCCAAGATAATTCgtgaagaagaagaggaggagGAATCCTCCGAcgaagaagaagaggaggaaGAAGAATCCTCgtcagaagaagaagaatcagaatcagaatctGAATCTGAATCTGAAGAAGACGATGATGAGGAAGAGGAAGACGATAGCTCCTCATCTGAAGGCGAAGAAAACGACGAAGCATCGAAAAGAGCAACTGTTCGTGAGCTTCTAGAACCTTTCGGAAAAGACCAAATCATAGACCTGCTTAAAGAGGCGGGCTCTAAGGACGCCTCGCTTCTTGCCAAAATTAGTGAAATGGCGGATTCTGATCCGACCCACCGGAATTTATTCATTCATGGGATCGGATATGACGCCACCTCGGAGCAGCTCGTCCAGGCCTTCAAACCATTTGGCGAAATCGAGGAGAGCAAGTTGATTGTTGATAAGAATACTGGTCGCGCTAAGGGCTACGCATTCGTGTTGTTCAAGACGAGGGCTGCTGCCAAAAAGGCTCTGAAAGTCCCACAGAAGAAGATTGGAAGCAGAAACGTTTCCTGCCAACTTGCAGCTGTTGGCTCGACTAATCCTGCAATTCAGGCATCAGAAGTGGGGAAATTGAAGATTTATGTTGGAAATGTGGGACCTACCGTGACACCTGACAAGCTGAAGGCCTTCTTTCGGAGGTATGGGGAAATTGAGGACGGACCTATGGGGACGGATCCGGCCACCAATCTGTTCAAAGGTTTTGCTGTTATTACTTACAGGTCTTCCGAGGGGTACAAGAAGGCTTTGGAGGAGCCGATTAAAGTTTTTGAGAATTGCCAATTGCATTGCAAGAAGTTTGTGGAAAATCTTACTAATAAAAACAACGTGGCTCTGCAAAGTACCCCAAGTAATGCCTATGCTCCCGTTAGTGATCTTAGGTATGGTGGTTTAGGAATGAATGCAGGGATTTTGGGTGCTAACTTGACCCCAGCTGGGTATTTGATGTCGCAAAATCCTGGGATTGGGTTGTCTGATAATGCAATGCTGGCCGCGGGATATAATGCGGCTGGTTTAATGACATCTGGATTGAGTTCATCTTTTGGTGGGATGGGTTCGAATTATGGAATGAATAGCATGAGTCCAAGTGTGATGGGGCGCTATGGATCACAAACGCCTTTTAATGGAATGGGCCCCCCCCCAGAGTGCTCAAACAGGACATTCGAATGTAGGGACATCTACAACGGCTGCAGCGGATGGGAGAGATCCAGGAAATGCTGGAATGGAACCCGCAATAACTTCTTATTTCCGCCGCTAGGTAAGATGTTTACAACCGGGAGATGAAATtactaccaagtgtttgttgtTACTTGTTTTCTGGTGTGTTACTGTGTTTGTTTAATTAGTACCGGTTATCATTCTTGTATCGGTTACTTCACTCTGTACTATATCTTTTTGCTTCATTTGGTAAGCCACAGGTCAGTGGCTTAATCTGTTTATGTCAGCGTTGTTTTACACCATATTCTCGaggttaataaaaaaattgttgtgGTTGGGAATATATGAACAGAGAGGTTTTCTTTACATTGGATTGATTCTGTGAAAGAAAGTTCAAAGCTCAAAGTTTTGCAGTTTAAGCTCTACCAAATGTAAAATAACTTGAGGATAGAAGTTTGGAAAAAGTACCGGGTGTTTTCTTATACTGTATCCTAGTCCTGTTAATAGATAGTATTTGAATTGGTTTACATGTGGTTACAAACAATCCTCACGGAGCATAGACGAATACAGATTAGTTGCTGGCCCTCACCCGGGCTTGACATGTTAGATTGTCATTTTGCTTGAAGCGACTTGTACCATTTCATTATCTACATTCTGATGATGccagtttatttatttagacATCTGTCATGGGGCTTTGGGGTACTTTTTGGTTCCTCCAATTTTCCCTCAACAAAATAGTGAAATGCATGATTATCCTCGATACTAACTATGGTAATGAATTGGTGTACGAACTGGTGTAAATAATCTTTCGGTCAACCTTTAAACCTGTAAAATCAAGCTATTATATTCAATACTGGAATGTTGAGCATATCAGGTttgatcgatttttttttcatctCAAATATAGATCATCCTTGGTGAAGAATCTATACAGCTTGATCTTGTTCTTTTAATCATTACCTTTAGGATTTACAGTTGTCTCTATCTGTCTGGCTTCAGTTTACTTATTCTGCTGTTATCTATGTTCGTAGCTGCCTGAATCTTGTTCATCTAATAGTACATTGAGGATTTATGCTAGTTTCTTTTATGGCAGGTTTTTTTCTTGTCAGCTGTGAGTTACATTGGAACTCAATGTGATGTCTATGATGTCGAACCCAGGCCAGCTTCACGCTTTCTTGTCTGACCCCAGGACAGCTTAACATATGAACCTGAGCTTCGTGCACTATAAGCACCACAATTCTTACTCGGGTTCTCGGTTTCTTGGCGCCTCGGAATGAGCTTATGTCATTTGATTTTACTTTGGCTCTTCTCGGTTGTGatttaacttttgttttatCTCGTGTATACGATTAAGTTATTTAAGTTGCCTATGACAGAGCGCACGGATTATTTATCTTTAGATTTTGTGTTAAACTATTATTGGCTTTTTATTAGTTCTTAAGATTGGCTAAAAAAATccttggacgaaattttatttcgTGTTGTAATTAATCCATGTATAATCTTCTCACTCAAGATAAACACTGTCTGCCTCTATTTGTTTTGGTTATTAAAATTTTGGTCGATcatttttgaaatgtttataTGCTTCAAATattgattaataatttttattgattgTAAATCCGCAAACAAACTATGTGtatatttgaaaagaaattcTTAAAATTTTCTAGTTTTCAAGTCTCAAGTTATGTTCTTTTTGTTATATTGTtatgctttctttttctttatatttttaattttctttttaaataagagcatcatattatattatgcttttttaattaaataataaaataaataaattaacaaaattaaaaacagtaacaataaataataatagtaatttttaacatatgaaaaaatatatatataaatatgatcgTATTACTTTCCtcactggacctgaaatgattcCACTGGgccttaaatattatttaaacccAAAAACCAAAGCCCTTTGCATAATTTTTTTGGGTCGATATAAGCCCTGGTAAGTACGACCTTAGGGTTTCCTCCATTCCACACGCAGGCATTTTCTCTTTTCGTAGCATA
This genomic interval carries:
- the LOC140961401 gene encoding uncharacterized protein, which gives rise to MRSFDDAVSLFNKRDYYKCHDVLEDLWNNSQESTRTLVHGILQCAVGFHHLVNQNHKGAMIELGEGLCKLRKMNFDRGPFHQFGKEISAVLEFIYQTQLEKAACTDEFCETMDQSERSYQLLGGYAAEERLYYLELDRNWNAYIVFSPEKYRGTQVYPPKIKIPVLEASEQHIMDLEYT
- the LOC140961399 gene encoding UBP1-associated protein 2A-like gives rise to the protein MAKKRKARSSQQTREKKSKIIREEEEEEESSDEEEEEEEESSSEEEESESESESESEEDDDEEEEDDSSSSEGEENDEASKRATVRELLEPFGKDQIIDLLKEAGSKDASLLAKISEMADSDPTHRNLFIHGIGYDATSEQLVQAFKPFGEIEESKLIVDKNTGRAKGYAFVLFKTRAAAKKALKVPQKKIGSRNVSCQLAAVGSTNPAIQASEVGKLKIYVGNVGPTVTPDKLKAFFRRYGEIEDGPMGTDPATNLFKGFAVITYRSSEGYKKALEEPIKVFENCQLHCKKFVENLTNKNNVALQSTPSNAYAPVSDLRYGGLGMNAGILGANLTPAGYLMSQNPGIGLSDNAMLAAGYNAAGLMTSGLSSSFGGMGSNYGMNSMSPSVMGRYGSQTPFNGMGPPPECSNRTFECRDIYNGCSGWERSRKCWNGTRNNFLFPPLGFFLVSCELHWNSM